One Lysinibacillus sp. OF-1 DNA segment encodes these proteins:
- a CDS encoding ring-cleaving dioxygenase — protein sequence MNHLKGVHHVTAITSSAEENYKFFTFVLGMRLVKKTVNQDDIQTYHLFFADDKGSAGTDMTFFDFPNIPKGVHGTNEISKTSFRVPTDAALDYWVKRFDRLTVKHTGIKEQFGKKTLSFVDFDDQHYQLISDEHNTGVASGTPWQDGPIPVEFAITGLGPVFVRVANVKYFKDMLEKVMLFKEIAEEGDFHLFEVGEGGNGAQIIVEHNTVLPVARQGFGTVHHAAFRVENRAVLDEWTARFESFGFHTSGYVNRHFFESLYARVAPQILFELATDGPGFMGDEPYETLGEKLSLPPFLEPKREQIEGLVRPIDTVRSSITFDKEYE from the coding sequence ATGAATCATTTAAAAGGTGTACACCATGTAACGGCTATTACAAGTAGTGCTGAAGAGAATTATAAATTTTTTACATTCGTTTTAGGTATGCGTTTAGTAAAGAAAACAGTGAATCAAGATGATATTCAAACATACCATTTATTCTTTGCAGATGATAAAGGTAGTGCAGGGACAGATATGACATTCTTTGATTTCCCAAACATCCCAAAAGGGGTACATGGAACAAATGAAATATCAAAAACTTCTTTCCGTGTACCGACGGATGCAGCTTTAGATTATTGGGTAAAGCGCTTTGATCGATTGACTGTAAAACATACAGGTATTAAAGAACAGTTTGGTAAAAAAACATTGTCCTTTGTTGATTTTGACGATCAGCACTATCAGCTTATTTCTGATGAGCATAATACAGGAGTTGCTTCAGGCACGCCTTGGCAAGATGGTCCCATCCCAGTAGAATTTGCAATTACAGGTTTAGGGCCAGTATTTGTTCGTGTAGCTAATGTGAAATATTTTAAAGATATGCTAGAAAAAGTGATGCTTTTTAAAGAAATTGCAGAAGAAGGAGATTTCCATCTATTTGAAGTAGGTGAGGGTGGAAATGGCGCTCAAATTATTGTAGAGCATAACACTGTGTTACCTGTTGCTCGACAAGGCTTTGGTACGGTTCACCATGCAGCCTTTCGTGTAGAGAATCGTGCAGTATTAGATGAATGGACTGCACGTTTTGAAAGCTTTGGCTTCCATACATCTGGCTATGTAAATCGTCATTTCTTTGAATCATTGTATGCACGGGTAGCACCTCAAATTTTATTTGAATTGGCTACAGATGGTCCAGGGTTTATGGGTGATGAGCCATATGAAACGCTAGGTGAGAAACTGTCCTTACCACCGTTTTTAGAACCAAAGCGTGAGCAGATTGAAGGCCTCGTTCGTCCAATAGATACTGTAAGAAGCTCCATTACGTTCGATAAAGAATATGAGTAA
- a CDS encoding response regulator transcription factor, which translates to MKTILCIDDEPRMLDLLTLYLEPNFYCRAMSSVQEAFDFLEDGHADLILLDVMMPEMDGWQACQEIRKFWDVPIIMLTAKGEHADIVKGLNLGADDYILKPFDEEELLARIYAVLRRSKIEEKVISFEGLRLDKESFELYFQHEAIPLTPKEFSMLVLFLDHQNKVFSREHLITTVWGYNVTIEDRTIDSHVRNLREKLRKSGFPADDYLQTVWGIGYKWHKSIDRKPLQHKS; encoded by the coding sequence ATGAAAACCATTTTATGCATTGATGATGAGCCAAGAATGTTAGATTTATTAACCCTTTATTTAGAGCCGAATTTTTATTGTAGAGCTATGTCTTCCGTTCAAGAGGCTTTCGATTTTTTAGAAGATGGGCATGCAGATTTAATTCTTTTGGATGTTATGATGCCAGAGATGGATGGGTGGCAGGCGTGCCAAGAAATTAGGAAGTTTTGGGATGTACCCATCATTATGCTTACTGCAAAAGGAGAGCATGCGGATATTGTAAAAGGCTTAAACCTCGGTGCTGATGACTACATATTAAAACCCTTCGATGAGGAAGAGTTATTAGCACGTATATATGCGGTATTAAGAAGATCGAAAATAGAGGAAAAGGTTATTAGCTTTGAGGGTCTTCGCTTAGATAAGGAATCCTTTGAATTATATTTTCAACATGAGGCAATTCCCCTAACACCAAAGGAATTTTCCATGCTTGTTTTATTTTTAGATCATCAAAATAAAGTATTTTCTAGAGAACATCTAATCACCACAGTCTGGGGATATAATGTGACAATTGAAGATCGTACCATTGATTCTCATGTGCGTAATTTACGAGAAAAATTAAGAAAAAGTGGGTTCCCTGCGGATGATTACTTGCAAACAGTATGGGGTATCGGCTATAAATGGCATAAGTCAATTGATAGAAAACCGTTACAACACAAAAGCTAG
- a CDS encoding MarR family winged helix-turn-helix transcriptional regulator has translation MKEDNRNLKAFTVLFRAYQTIQDATKRDLLQYDLNQTEFSVLEFLYHHGEQPIQAIGKKILIASSSITYVIDKLEQKGYVYRKACPKDRRVTYVLLTYEGQALMERIFPRHEQKINEIFEVLESQELDTMILSLKKVGKNATNY, from the coding sequence ATGAAGGAAGACAATCGTAACTTAAAAGCATTTACGGTCTTGTTCCGAGCATATCAAACGATTCAGGATGCCACTAAAAGAGATTTACTTCAATATGATTTAAATCAAACCGAATTTTCGGTTCTTGAATTTTTGTACCATCATGGAGAGCAGCCTATTCAAGCGATTGGTAAAAAAATATTAATTGCAAGCAGTAGTATTACTTATGTAATTGATAAGCTCGAGCAAAAAGGCTATGTATATCGAAAGGCATGTCCGAAAGATCGACGTGTTACGTATGTGTTATTAACTTATGAGGGACAGGCTTTAATGGAAAGGATTTTCCCTAGGCATGAACAAAAAATAAACGAGATTTTTGAAGTATTGGAATCGCAGGAGCTGGACACAATGATTTTGTCTCTTAAAAAAGTAGGTAAAAACGCTACTAATTATTAA
- a CDS encoding nitroreductase family protein, whose product MEFSKLIDKRRSANNFIKGVKMTEEDIRPILEDVKLAPSAFNLQHASYIVVLDEDMKEKVREAAFGQYKVHSASGVILVLGDKDAYKDTAELSQGMVDLGIITASELVEIVAENTKFYEERGETFMKDEAIRNASLSAMLFMLAAKNRGWDTCPMIGFDHQKLRELFHVPETKEIALMITIGKEKEDSRRLRGYRKPVEEFATYY is encoded by the coding sequence GTGGAATTTTCCAAGCTGATTGATAAGCGTCGCTCTGCTAATAATTTTATCAAGGGCGTTAAGATGACTGAGGAAGATATTCGTCCTATTTTGGAGGATGTTAAGCTCGCCCCATCAGCATTTAACTTACAGCATGCAAGCTATATCGTTGTGCTGGATGAGGATATGAAGGAAAAGGTGCGAGAGGCGGCATTTGGTCAATATAAAGTGCATTCAGCTTCAGGGGTAATCCTTGTCTTAGGTGATAAAGATGCTTATAAAGATACTGCTGAACTAAGTCAAGGTATGGTTGATTTGGGTATAATAACAGCTAGTGAACTAGTAGAAATTGTTGCAGAGAATACTAAATTTTATGAAGAACGTGGTGAGACATTTATGAAGGATGAAGCTATTCGAAATGCGTCTTTGTCTGCCATGCTATTTATGCTTGCTGCAAAAAATCGCGGCTGGGACACTTGTCCTATGATTGGTTTTGATCATCAGAAATTGCGAGAACTATTTCATGTGCCAGAAACCAAAGAGATAGCACTGATGATTACAATTGGGAAAGAAAAAGAAGACAGTCGTCGCTTACGAGGCTATCGCAAGCCAGTTGAAGAATTTGCCACTTATTATTAA
- a CDS encoding YdhK family protein encodes MIFKRKWSTGLLAVTAFISLTACAEEQTKPASPSNNTAEEMDHSTMSHSSSGEVPSTLKNADNPKFSVGSNVIITDGHMDGMRGAEATIIGAYNTTAYVISYEPTSGGKRVENHKWVIHEELIDPEEAPLAPGTEVKTDAAHMEGMENATVRIEEAIQTTVYMVDYTSTTNGEAVKNHKWVTEEELTSK; translated from the coding sequence ATGATATTTAAAAGAAAATGGTCTACTGGACTTCTAGCAGTAACGGCCTTCATTAGTTTAACAGCTTGTGCGGAGGAGCAAACGAAGCCTGCATCTCCTTCCAATAACACTGCTGAAGAAATGGATCATTCTACGATGAGCCACTCAAGCTCAGGTGAAGTACCATCCACATTAAAGAACGCGGATAATCCGAAGTTTTCTGTTGGAAGTAACGTGATTATTACGGATGGACATATGGACGGTATGAGAGGTGCCGAAGCAACAATAATAGGTGCCTATAACACAACTGCCTATGTTATTTCCTATGAGCCAACTTCCGGTGGAAAGCGTGTAGAAAATCATAAGTGGGTGATTCATGAAGAATTGATTGATCCAGAAGAAGCACCACTAGCCCCTGGCACAGAAGTAAAAACGGACGCAGCGCATATGGAAGGTATGGAAAATGCGACTGTCCGTATTGAGGAGGCTATCCAAACGACTGTTTATATGGTTGATTACACTTCGACCACAAATGGTGAAGCTGTTAAAAATCATAAATGGGTGACAGAAGAAGAATTAACCTCAAAATAA
- a CDS encoding NADPH-dependent FMN reductase yields the protein MKVVAIVGSIRKESYNMQLAQFIQKRYTEKLDLEVLSLKDLPMYNQDIENEAPQEVLDFKAKVKAADAVLWVTPEYNGTVPGVMVNAIDWLSRVDKVMIGKPSIIMGASMGNLGTVKAQLHLRDILFSPGINSPLLSGNDVYIGAVHTKFDAEGNLTDEGTVKFLDVVIDNFLNWAKKYI from the coding sequence ATGAAAGTGGTAGCTATCGTTGGTAGTATCCGTAAAGAATCTTATAATATGCAATTAGCTCAATTTATTCAAAAACGTTATACAGAAAAGTTAGATCTTGAAGTTTTAAGCTTAAAGGATCTACCAATGTATAATCAAGATATCGAAAATGAAGCACCGCAAGAGGTTCTTGATTTTAAAGCAAAAGTAAAGGCGGCAGATGCTGTACTATGGGTGACACCAGAATATAATGGTACAGTACCAGGCGTTATGGTCAATGCCATTGATTGGCTATCTCGTGTAGATAAAGTAATGATTGGTAAACCATCTATCATTATGGGTGCATCTATGGGGAACTTAGGTACTGTAAAAGCGCAATTACATTTACGCGATATTTTATTCTCTCCTGGCATTAACTCACCATTACTAAGCGGCAATGATGTTTACATTGGTGCTGTTCACACTAAATTCGATGCAGAAGGCAATTTAACTGATGAAGGTACAGTAAAATTCCTTGATGTAGTCATCGATAACTTTTTAAACTGGGCAAAAAAATACATTTAA
- a CDS encoding YusW family protein, which translates to MKLKFLLTISFMTVILYGCNKDEVKDVPTNAPANQNGTQQTGDTPTDQMTFNFLEFSLDVDYSATESYEVEYEDKKSGIEAKLQDDRKNERLQGDEAYTKLEPLFKQLNFDSTTPNDEVIDQVIKVFNIEANYQSIEVDVEFVDGNEKEFTRIK; encoded by the coding sequence TTGAAATTGAAATTTTTATTAACGATTTCTTTCATGACTGTTATTCTTTATGGCTGTAATAAGGATGAGGTAAAGGACGTACCTACTAACGCACCAGCAAATCAAAATGGTACACAGCAGACTGGTGATACGCCAACAGACCAAATGACCTTTAATTTTTTAGAGTTTTCATTAGATGTTGATTATTCTGCAACAGAGTCATATGAGGTAGAATATGAAGACAAAAAATCAGGTATAGAAGCGAAGTTACAGGATGACCGTAAGAATGAAAGACTGCAAGGGGATGAAGCTTATACAAAATTAGAGCCATTATTTAAGCAGTTAAATTTCGATTCGACAACACCTAATGATGAGGTAATCGATCAAGTAATTAAAGTATTTAATATTGAAGCCAACTACCAATCCATTGAAGTCGATGTTGAATTTGTTGACGGAAATGAAAAGGAATTTACACGAATTAAATAA
- a CDS encoding YcdB/YcdC domain-containing protein, whose product MGKFKKLGIILTSTAFSVGILAPISHVSANVKESSERIEIQVASTETKVTKNMLIKKLRSLFPEEFKFVADNDFNSGPGHFYRDDTTVRYELNFYKTINGKDAHGSFVFKGDDLELESFYYQPANIAEAIYPAKYSENEAQKIAQKFLGKFVDSDNYKLRDDYNEYGFNITRPLSEPITYSFVYSPIYNGVLIGDQSITIHVLANGEITGMSSNAESISKASFDRLDQKKNEEDMLAQVRDNLAVELRYYIDYDYRSNQRNVKLVYTPATGFNGVHALNGQWQTANGFTEQLPKTKSVEKISAQPLPPRKNGMTAAEAEEFAKNFLKVDESKAKLNIELVDERENDNGETIYSVNYTYMYGNGGSGSSLEINKATGELVQYHDLSRDFLVDNKVNAISKDAALKKATDYLKEWAPSYLHEYSMPIEDAVFDQYSKEYYFTFPRIMNGIAVVGDGLYVGIGSDGSLRSLSVYKQKIDSWPSINKVISADKAKEAYSKALTLQLQYVKQDMENKQHYDLVYAPTYNGSLFNQIDAISGEWLNNVDDSKEKPVISHPTAAKELNYLLNQNVLEVKDLANFNADAAVTKGEALKILLHSLTYGYYGNGDGEKQSFNNIDKKHPLYGVVEQAVKMGIIQPANQFALDATLTRQEFAEWSIKLLQLDNVAKYKDIYKLNFADATSIDPAYTGYIALAHGMGLIDAQQNNFNATKSVSYADLAISTVRLAKAIQENKVDRNFYY is encoded by the coding sequence TTGGGTAAATTTAAAAAGTTAGGTATTATTTTGACGTCAACAGCATTTTCTGTTGGTATTTTAGCACCAATTTCGCATGTATCTGCAAATGTAAAGGAATCATCGGAGCGTATCGAAATTCAGGTAGCTTCAACTGAAACAAAAGTTACAAAAAACATGCTGATAAAAAAATTACGTTCACTATTCCCAGAAGAGTTCAAATTTGTAGCGGATAATGACTTTAATTCTGGACCAGGTCATTTTTATAGAGATGATACAACGGTTCGATATGAACTAAACTTCTATAAGACAATTAATGGTAAAGATGCACATGGTAGTTTTGTATTTAAGGGCGATGATTTAGAACTAGAAAGTTTTTATTATCAGCCTGCAAATATAGCAGAAGCAATCTATCCAGCAAAGTATTCAGAGAATGAGGCGCAAAAAATTGCACAAAAATTCCTGGGTAAATTTGTTGATTCGGATAATTACAAACTTCGTGATGATTATAACGAATATGGTTTTAATATTACTAGACCGTTATCAGAACCAATTACTTACTCCTTTGTCTATTCACCAATTTATAATGGGGTTCTTATTGGAGATCAAAGTATTACTATTCATGTTCTGGCAAATGGTGAAATTACGGGGATGTCTAGTAATGCAGAATCTATTAGTAAAGCTTCCTTTGATCGTTTAGATCAAAAAAAGAATGAGGAAGATATGCTGGCACAAGTTCGTGATAATTTAGCTGTCGAGCTTCGTTATTATATTGATTACGACTACAGATCTAATCAACGTAATGTGAAGCTTGTGTATACGCCTGCCACAGGGTTCAATGGTGTACATGCTCTAAATGGGCAATGGCAGACAGCAAATGGTTTTACTGAGCAATTGCCGAAGACAAAGAGTGTTGAGAAAATTTCAGCACAGCCATTACCACCAAGAAAGAACGGTATGACGGCAGCTGAGGCTGAAGAGTTCGCGAAAAATTTCTTAAAGGTTGATGAGAGTAAAGCGAAGCTCAATATAGAATTAGTAGATGAAAGAGAAAATGACAATGGTGAGACGATATACTCTGTAAACTATACGTATATGTATGGCAATGGTGGATCTGGTAGCTCTTTAGAAATCAATAAGGCGACAGGTGAACTAGTTCAGTATCATGACCTATCGAGAGATTTTTTAGTAGATAACAAAGTAAATGCTATTTCGAAGGACGCTGCATTGAAGAAGGCAACTGATTACTTGAAGGAATGGGCACCTTCATATCTACATGAGTATTCAATGCCAATCGAGGATGCTGTATTTGATCAATATAGTAAGGAATATTACTTCACCTTCCCACGCATTATGAATGGAATTGCAGTTGTAGGAGATGGCTTATATGTAGGTATTGGCTCTGATGGATCTTTACGCTCACTAAGTGTATATAAGCAAAAGATAGATAGCTGGCCATCTATCAATAAGGTTATTTCAGCTGACAAAGCAAAAGAAGCCTATAGCAAGGCACTTACATTGCAACTACAATATGTAAAACAAGATATGGAGAATAAACAACATTATGATTTAGTGTATGCTCCTACGTACAATGGTAGTTTATTTAACCAGATTGATGCTATTTCTGGTGAATGGTTAAATAATGTAGATGACTCTAAAGAGAAGCCTGTTATTTCTCACCCAACGGCTGCCAAAGAGTTAAATTATTTATTAAATCAAAATGTGTTAGAGGTAAAAGATCTAGCAAACTTTAATGCGGATGCTGCTGTGACAAAAGGAGAAGCATTGAAAATTTTATTACATTCCTTAACATATGGTTACTATGGTAATGGAGATGGTGAAAAGCAATCCTTTAACAATATTGATAAAAAGCATCCACTCTATGGAGTAGTAGAACAAGCTGTTAAAATGGGGATCATACAGCCTGCAAATCAATTTGCATTGGATGCGACTCTGACTCGTCAAGAGTTCGCAGAGTGGTCAATCAAACTATTACAATTAGATAATGTTGCTAAATATAAAGATATTTATAAATTAAACTTTGCTGATGCAACTTCAATTGATCCAGCGTATACAGGCTATATTGCTTTAGCACATGGTATGGGTCTAATTGATGCACAGCAAAACAACTTTAATGCTACGAAGAGTGTGTCATATGCTGACTTGGCTATCTCAACAGTCCGTTTAGCAAAGGCTATTCAAGAAAATAAAGTTGATCGCAACTTCTATTATTAA
- a CDS encoding catalase: MKKDVNQKQQQLKAFRVSDKDQPLTTNQGLKISEDEHSLKAGERGPTLLEDFHFREKMTHFDHERIPERVVHARGSAAHGIFETYKCASDITKAQFLNGQGTKTPVFVRFSTVAGSKGSADTVRDVRGFATKFYTQEGNYDLVGNNIPVFFIQDAIKFPDFVHAVKPEPNNEIPQAQSAHDTFWDFIANNQESAHMVMWHMSDRSIPRSYRMMEGFGVNTYRLVNAEGKAHFVKFHWKPILGVKSLVWDEAQIIAGKDPDFHRRDLWESIERGDFPEWELGVQLIPVEDEFNFSFDILDATKIWPEEEVPVRILGKMTLNKNVDNFFAETEQAAFHVGHVVPGIDFSNDPLLQGRLFSYTDTQLIRLGGPNFHEIPINKPICPFHNNQRDGYGRQTINVGQVSYHKNSLANNSPSPVSESDGGYKHYEEKLEGHKVRARSDSFKDHFSQARLFWLSMTDVEKKHIINAFSFELGKVKNKDIRKQVVDMFAHVSYTLASAIADQIGIVPPIQVEVPHTQQISPAVSQMINAVESVKSFKVALIVTDNSSENLNELMATLLSKNIVVELVSTKQGILNGFEIQETLATTSSVLYDGVYVTGAFQHSDQQSKALQFIEQAYQHCKTIGYTENVSFLQHLANKNGVANNLNSFIRFLAKHRHWVR, encoded by the coding sequence ATGAAAAAAGACGTCAATCAAAAACAACAACAGCTAAAAGCATTCCGAGTAAGTGATAAAGATCAACCTCTAACAACCAACCAAGGATTAAAAATATCGGAAGATGAACATTCACTAAAAGCTGGTGAACGAGGACCCACTTTATTGGAGGATTTTCATTTTCGTGAAAAAATGACTCATTTTGATCATGAACGAATTCCTGAACGAGTGGTACACGCACGCGGGTCTGCAGCTCATGGAATCTTTGAAACCTATAAATGCGCGAGTGACATTACAAAGGCTCAATTTTTAAATGGACAAGGAACTAAAACACCTGTCTTTGTTCGTTTTTCTACCGTTGCAGGCTCAAAAGGATCTGCTGATACTGTCCGTGATGTACGCGGCTTTGCTACAAAATTTTATACACAGGAAGGTAATTATGATTTAGTTGGGAATAATATACCTGTTTTCTTTATTCAAGATGCCATTAAATTCCCCGATTTTGTACACGCTGTAAAGCCTGAACCGAATAACGAAATTCCTCAAGCTCAAAGTGCCCATGATACGTTTTGGGATTTCATTGCAAATAATCAGGAATCTGCCCATATGGTCATGTGGCATATGTCCGATAGATCCATCCCACGAAGCTATCGAATGATGGAGGGCTTTGGTGTTAATACCTATCGCCTTGTCAACGCTGAAGGAAAAGCACACTTTGTTAAATTTCATTGGAAACCTATACTTGGGGTTAAATCATTAGTATGGGATGAGGCGCAAATCATCGCTGGAAAAGACCCCGATTTTCACCGTAGAGATTTATGGGAATCCATCGAACGAGGCGATTTCCCAGAGTGGGAGCTTGGTGTCCAACTTATTCCCGTTGAGGATGAATTTAATTTTAGCTTCGATATTCTCGATGCAACAAAAATATGGCCAGAGGAAGAAGTTCCAGTACGTATCCTTGGGAAAATGACACTGAACAAAAACGTTGATAACTTTTTTGCTGAAACGGAACAAGCTGCATTTCATGTTGGACATGTTGTACCTGGTATTGATTTTTCAAATGATCCTTTACTACAAGGTCGCTTGTTCTCCTATACAGATACTCAGTTAATAAGACTTGGAGGACCGAACTTCCATGAAATCCCTATTAATAAACCAATCTGTCCCTTCCATAATAACCAACGAGATGGCTATGGCCGACAAACCATTAATGTCGGGCAAGTTAGCTACCATAAAAACTCCTTAGCCAATAACTCACCCTCTCCTGTCTCTGAAAGCGACGGAGGATATAAACATTATGAAGAAAAATTGGAAGGACACAAAGTACGTGCACGTAGCGATAGCTTTAAAGACCATTTTTCACAAGCAAGATTATTCTGGCTCAGTATGACCGATGTGGAGAAAAAGCATATTATTAATGCCTTTAGCTTCGAACTTGGAAAAGTAAAAAATAAAGACATTCGAAAACAAGTTGTAGATATGTTTGCTCATGTCAGCTACACACTTGCATCAGCTATTGCTGATCAAATTGGTATAGTACCACCAATCCAAGTAGAAGTACCACATACTCAACAAATCTCACCTGCTGTTAGCCAAATGATCAATGCAGTCGAAAGTGTTAAATCTTTTAAAGTAGCTCTGATTGTAACAGACAATAGTAGTGAAAACTTAAACGAACTAATGGCTACATTGTTAAGTAAAAATATAGTGGTTGAACTTGTGAGTACTAAGCAAGGCATCCTAAATGGCTTTGAAATTCAAGAAACATTAGCTACTACCTCCTCCGTTCTTTATGATGGGGTTTATGTGACTGGAGCTTTCCAGCATTCTGATCAGCAATCTAAAGCACTACAATTCATTGAACAGGCCTATCAGCACTGTAAAACAATAGGCTATACGGAAAATGTTTCGTTTTTACAGCATCTTGCCAATAAAAATGGTGTGGCAAACAATCTGAATTCTTTTATTCGTTTCCTTGCTAAGCATCGACATTGGGTACGATAA
- a CDS encoding HAMP domain-containing sensor histidine kinase — MRKLSLKLGIIFFITLFCIETFMMFFLHVSLTNSRVEEELASLQARGNSHRTVLEQNFNEETLAHVVLMESNESTDVVVTDYEGTILVSSQPDLEISDMIHKIEGKIPYEGRILQDDWQEVQAIATISPIQNQQRTIGYVFMFQNTDSIHALMKRLNKHFLIVGLVSGLVTIAVIIVLSRKLAKPLIQMKEATLKMSKGDFTVALSTNGKDELGDLSNAIQLLSNDLNHLRHERKEFLSSIAHELRTPLTFIKGYTDILSKRDLTEQDRQKYLAIIIEETNRLSRLIKDLFDLAKMDENSFVIEQQNVHLNSFFTNIEKKLSPAFQEKGIHFIVRYEEGLTVWADEARLEQILINLLNNALIYCASGDTTSVTAKKHNDVLSIIVQDTGKGIPKKDLPYIFERFYRVEKSRSRALGGSGLGLAIVKELVQAHGGEVKVSSEINKGTTFELSFKGVETDENHFMH, encoded by the coding sequence ATGAGAAAATTATCACTAAAGCTGGGCATCATCTTTTTTATTACATTATTTTGTATCGAAACATTTATGATGTTTTTTTTACATGTCTCCTTAACCAATTCTAGAGTTGAGGAAGAGCTAGCAAGTTTGCAAGCAAGGGGAAATTCACATCGTACGGTATTAGAACAGAACTTCAACGAGGAAACGCTAGCACATGTGGTACTTATGGAATCTAATGAAAGTACGGATGTAGTAGTGACTGATTATGAGGGAACAATACTGGTTTCTTCGCAGCCTGATTTAGAAATTAGTGATATGATCCATAAGATTGAGGGAAAAATACCGTATGAGGGAAGGATCTTACAAGATGATTGGCAAGAGGTTCAAGCGATTGCCACTATTAGTCCTATTCAAAATCAGCAAAGAACGATTGGCTATGTTTTTATGTTTCAAAATACAGACTCCATTCATGCGTTAATGAAACGCTTAAATAAACATTTTCTCATCGTTGGGTTAGTATCTGGTCTTGTCACTATAGCAGTCATTATCGTTCTATCTCGAAAGCTTGCTAAACCATTAATTCAAATGAAAGAGGCCACATTGAAAATGAGCAAAGGTGATTTTACAGTCGCCCTTTCTACCAATGGAAAGGATGAGCTTGGGGATTTATCGAATGCTATACAGCTGTTGTCTAACGATCTGAATCATTTAAGGCATGAGCGTAAGGAATTTTTATCGAGCATTGCACATGAGCTTCGCACACCTCTAACCTTTATTAAAGGCTATACCGACATTCTTTCGAAACGGGATTTAACAGAGCAGGATCGCCAAAAGTATTTAGCCATTATAATAGAAGAAACAAATAGACTTTCTCGATTAATTAAAGATTTATTTGATTTAGCTAAAATGGATGAAAACTCGTTTGTGATTGAACAACAAAACGTACATTTAAATTCATTTTTTACAAACATTGAAAAAAAGCTAAGCCCTGCTTTTCAAGAGAAGGGTATACATTTTATTGTACGTTATGAAGAGGGTTTGACAGTATGGGCAGATGAAGCAAGGCTAGAGCAAATCCTAATAAATCTATTAAATAACGCATTAATCTATTGTGCGTCAGGAGATACGACTTCAGTCACCGCAAAGAAACACAATGATGTTTTAAGCATTATCGTTCAAGATACAGGGAAGGGGATTCCAAAGAAGGATTTACCCTATATTTTTGAACGATTTTATCGAGTGGAAAAATCTCGTAGTCGTGCTTTAGGTGGTTCTGGACTGGGGCTTGCTATTGTCAAGGAACTTGTACAGGCGCATGGGGGCGAAGTGAAGGTTAGCAGTGAAATAAATAAAGGAACTACTTTTGAATTATCTTTTAAAGGGGTAGAAACAGATGAAAACCATTTTATGCATTGA
- the tnpA gene encoding IS200/IS605 family transposase yields MDNKSLAHTTWNCKYHIVFAPKYRRQIIYGQIKADVGRILRQLCERKDVEIIEATACPDHIHMLVSIPPKLSVSAFMGYLKGKSSLMIFDRHANLKYKYGNRQFWCRGYYVDTVGRNKKKIQEYIKNQLQEDILQDQMTMKEFIDPFTGEEIKRKKK; encoded by the coding sequence ATGGATAATAAAAGTTTAGCACATACAACGTGGAATTGTAAGTATCATATCGTCTTTGCGCCAAAGTATAGAAGGCAGATTATTTATGGTCAAATTAAAGCAGATGTTGGAAGAATATTGCGCCAATTATGTGAAAGAAAAGATGTAGAAATCATAGAGGCAACAGCCTGTCCTGACCATATTCATATGTTGGTAAGTATTCCTCCGAAATTGAGTGTATCTGCGTTCATGGGTTATTTAAAAGGGAAGAGTAGTCTAATGATTTTCGACCGACATGCAAATTTAAAGTATAAATACGGTAATCGTCAATTCTGGTGTCGAGGATACTATGTGGACACAGTCGGCCGAAATAAGAAAAAGATACAAGAGTATATAAAAAATCAATTACAAGAAGATATCCTGCAAGATCAAATGACGATGAAAGAATTCATTGACCCATTCACAGGAGAAGAGATCAAGAGAAAGAAAAAATAA